In a genomic window of Meriones unguiculatus strain TT.TT164.6M chromosome 8, Bangor_MerUng_6.1, whole genome shotgun sequence:
- the Prr13 gene encoding proline-rich protein 13, which translates to MWNPSAGPNPYPPHAVCPGGANPVCPPPVNPAFPPGPCPPGIPQGNPAFPPCRPPYPVPQPGCPGYQPSGPYPPPCPPPAPGMCPVNPLAPGMVGPGIVIDKKTRKKMKKAHKKMHKHHKHGKHSSSSSSSSSSSDSD; encoded by the exons ATGTGGAACCCTAGTGCTG GGCCAAATCCATATCCGCCCCATGCCGTGTGCCCAGGAGGTGCCAATCCTGTCTGTCCACCACCTgtcaatcctgccttccctcctggCCCCTGCCCTCCAGGAATTCCCCAGGGAAACCCAGCTTTCCCTCCATGCCGGCCACCTTACCCGGTACCACAGCCAGGGTGTCCAGGGTACCAACCTTCAGGTCCCTACCCTCCCCCGTGCCCACCTCCTGCTCCTGGCATGTGCCCTGTGAATCCTCTGGCTCCTGGCATGGTAGGCCCGGGAATAGTGATAGACAAGAAGACtcggaagaaaatgaagaaagctcACAAGAAGATGCACAAACACCACAAGCACGGGAAG cactcctcctcgtcctcctcctcctcttccagcaGCGACTCTGACTGA